The Candidatus Hydrogenedentota bacterium genome segment GGCTCGCGAAAGAGGCCGTACGTGAGGCGGGCGGCGTGCCCTTTGAATTCAACACGATTGGCGTGGACGACGGCATCGCGATGGGCCACAGCGGCATGCGCTACAGCCTGCCGTCGCGCGAACTGATTGCGGACTGCGTCGAATCGATGATCAACGCGCATCAGTTCGACGGCATGATCTGCATTCCCAACTGCGACAAGATCGTGCCGGGCATGCTGATGGCGGCCATGCGCTGCAACATACCGACGATTTTCGTGTCGGGCGGCCCCATGCTCGCGGGCAAGAGCAAGGACGGCAACGCCATCGACCTGATCACCGTGTTCGAGGGGGTGGGCGCGCACAATCGCGGCGAAATGAGCGAGGCGGAACTCGCGGCGCTCGAACGCAGCGCATGCCCAGGCTGCGGCTCGTGCTCGGGGATGTTCACGGCCAACTCGATGAACTGTCTCTGCGAGGCCATCGGCCTCGCGCTGCCCGGCAACGGCAGCATCCTGGCGATGACGCCCGAGCGCCGCGCGCTGGTGCGGCGCGCCGCCGCGCAGCTCATGAAACTGATCGAGGCGGACCTGCGCCCGCGCGACATCGTCACGCCGCAGGCGATCGACAACGCGTTCGCGCTCGACATGGCGATGGGCGGCTCGACGAACACCGTCTTGCACACGCTCGCCCTCGCGCGCGAGGCGGGCCTCGACTATCCGCTCGAACGGATCAACGAGGTGGCGGCGCGCGTGCCGAACATCTGCAAGGTGTCGCCGTCGAGCCACTGGCACATGGAAGACGTCCATCGGGCCGGCGGCATCAGCGCTATCCTGGCGGAACTGGCCAAGAAGCCCGGCGCGCTGCACCTCGACGCGAAGACGGTTACCCTCCAGACGCTGGGCGAAAATGTCGCGGGGGCGCGCCCGCTGGACCACGAAGTCATACATCCGATCGAAAAGCCGTACAGCCCGACGGGCGGGCTCGCGGTGTTGTTCGGCAATCTCGCGCCGCAGGGCGGCGTGGTGAAAGCGGCGGGCGTCGACCCGGCGATCCTGAAGCATGCCGGACCCGCAATCGTG includes the following:
- the ilvD gene encoding dihydroxy-acid dehydratase, yielding MRSDAVKRGYERAPHRSLLWATGRIQSEKDFDKPFIAICNSFTEIVPGHVHLDEFGRLAKEAVREAGGVPFEFNTIGVDDGIAMGHSGMRYSLPSRELIADCVESMINAHQFDGMICIPNCDKIVPGMLMAAMRCNIPTIFVSGGPMLAGKSKDGNAIDLITVFEGVGAHNRGEMSEAELAALERSACPGCGSCSGMFTANSMNCLCEAIGLALPGNGSILAMTPERRALVRRAAAQLMKLIEADLRPRDIVTPQAIDNAFALDMAMGGSTNTVLHTLALAREAGLDYPLERINEVAARVPNICKVSPSSHWHMEDVHRAGGISAILAELAKKPGALHLDAKTVTLQTLGENVAGARPLDHEVIHPIEKPYSPTGGLAVLFGNLAPQGGVVKAAGVDPAILKHAGPAIVFDSEEEAMKGILTDKVKAGDVVVIRYEGPKGGPGMREMLSPTSAIMGKGLGTSVSLITDGRFSGGTRGACIGHVSPEAAAGGPVGLIRTGDIIEIDIPARTLNVRLSETELEARRREQPAPPDRRLTGWLRRYQRFVTSANTGAVLD